CAAGGCGGTCATCGCTTTCGACCATTCCGTTCCAGCGTATTTCGACGGTGTCCTCTGGTTCCCAGGAAAGCGCACTGCAATCGAAGTCGTTTCCTTCCGGCAGGATGTTCGTTTCCACAGTGCGATACTGACCTGCGGCGGCTATAGCAATACGTTGCAGGGAAAACTCGCGACCTTGCCAGTCGATGAGCAAAGCCTCTCGCGGGCCGCTTTCGCCGCGTCGCCAGACGCGAGCGCTGCCAGGGTAGGCGCAGCGAACGCCGTCGATTGTCTGCTCCCGTCCAGCGTGAATGTGGCCAAGCAAGGCCAGCTGACATTCCCAGCGTGCAAAATGCGCGGCCTCCAGCACCCCGGCAGGCGCGTCCTTTTCTTCGTCGGGTCCGGAGTAGGCCATGCCGGCGACAATTCCGTGCGCCAGTGCGATGCGCAGACCTCTCGGCGGCGCTGGCGCCTTCCACTCGCTGAGGGCCGCATAGTCCGAACTGTGCGGGACGGCGACGATTTGCAAACTGTGTCCGCCAAACTCGCGTTGCAGAAATGTTGCCGGTCCCTCGGACAGAAACTCAACGTGCTCGCCCAGGTTGAATTGTTCTAGCTTCTGTCCGCGGATTTGTCGCAAGCTCTCGTGGTTTCCCGGCAGGAAGAACGCTGGCGCGTCGCAGGAGCGCAAGATTTCGCCGACCGTCTTACGGAGCGGCGCGATATCCTCAAATGTATTGAAGAGATCTCCGCCGATGGTCAGCAAATCGGCCTTTGCTTCCCTGGCCATTTTGCACAGAGCGGTCAGCGTCGACAGACTGTATTCATGCTCGGCTGGCGCGGCGCTGAGGTGCAGGTCTGCAAAATGAAAGATCCGTGGCATCGGACCATTGTACTGATAGGGTGTGACAACGACCAGCGGGCTTTGGCAATCTGCTGGGAAAGGGGTAGTTGGGGGATGTCGGCCAGTAGCTCGACACTATTCTACTGGAAGCATCGGCTCCCAGTGCGTGCCAGCGAGGTCCGCCGCCACTCCGCGCTGGAAGTTCTCCTGCCGCTCATGCGCCGTGGCCTCCTCCTCTGTGTCGCGCGGGGTTCCACGATACAAAAACTTCATGTTTGCGTAGGAGCCGATTCCAAAGCGGGCAAGATCTGGCGTAAGCATTTGACGATTGGCCTGCTGAAACTCGTCGGCTGCATCAAAATCGAGGGACATGTCGACGACAAAGGACCCCATCAAGGCTATTTTTCCAGGCTGCACGATGACGCGGGCCTTTTCGCTCATGGTTCGGGAGAAATAGGTGGTATAGGAGGAAGTTGAAGGGAGCGAAATTCCGTAGCGTTCCGCATGACGATTGATGTCGCTTAAGTCCGCAGCCACATCGTAGCTGCATCCTGCCGGCAGGTATGCGCCGGGCAAAAGATCAGGCGTATAGAATCGATTCTGTCGACGAAAGCGCGATTGAAAGTAGTCTTCGGGCCGCGGCACATCGTCGGAGTCACGCACAAAATAGACGCTGTCGCAGGTGCGGTCTAACACGCCCAGCGGACTGAAAGGCGGCGACACAGTAATGGCTATGACCAGCGCGCCGGTTGCGCCCGATTCGCGCGGAGGCAGGCCAATGGGAGTGGCGCAATTCAATAGTGCGACGGCCAAGAAGGCGCAAAAGGCAAGAGTACGCAAGACCTGCTACAGGCATCTGACAGGGAATCTCTGGCAAGTCAAAATACTCGAATCCTTGACTTGCCTTGAGCTGCCAGGAAAGCTCTGACCATGGTATGCAATGCATGCGATGGCAAACGAATCTTGGCCGTGTTGGCCGTGTTGGCCGTGTTGGCCTTGGCCGCGGCGCTCAATGGCTGTACGATACCCGACTTGCGCGAAGGGCCGCCTGGCTATATTGCTTCTGAAGCAACGGCAAGTATCGAGGCGCGTTTTGTTGTCATTGCTATTCCGTACGTCGTGCGCTATAGACCGATGCGCGTTTACTACGCGCGCCTTGATCCGGAGCGAAATATTGGCGGGGTATTGGATCTTCGCGGCGCCAGCTACTATGCCAGCGCCTATCTGGGCAATGAGACTCAACATCTGATTGATCTGCCGCCGGGAGACTACGTTGCCGTAATGTGCAGCCACAATGTTGCCAGCGCCAGCGCAATGAGTGTCGAAAGCCCGGAGGAGGCCCAGTCCATTACGGAAAATGCAAATCGCCCATGGAGCTTTGATGATGGCGCCTACAATATCCTATTCAGCAGCGAAATAATGAATGCAACGCGCGTGCGCCTTGCCGCTGGTCAATCGCTATCCACAGATGTTTTTTTCATTTCTGGCAGCCGCGCGCTGGATCAGGCGGATGCTCAGGAAAAGGAAGTCGCCCTGCACCTTGCCAGCGGCGTGTACGCATGGTTGCCGAATCCCTTTTGTATTGGCTGTCCGCAGCGCTTTCTTCACGGCCAGCTGGATCGAATCGAGCCCTTGCAGGAAAGATCGTCGCCGTAAGCGTCGCTGGCTTTTGCTTCAGCGTAGCTGGCCCCTGCCAGCCTGGCTGCGAATTCGCTGCGCCATTTGCCATAGCGATCCCTCCAGCTTGAAAAAGCGAGTCAGCGCCGAAGGGCTCAGTCGCAATTCTGCGGCCGCCGGCTTGGGTTCGGCATCGCACAAACTCAGCCAGGACAGGGACAGAAAGCACTGGCCGGGAAAGTCGTCGTGATCGGCGTTGATCGGCATTCGAAATGGTCTAAAACGCTCTTGCGTTTGGCGCAAAAATGCGGCGTCCGCCTCGCCGCCTTTTTGCGCGGAGCGAAATTGCTCGGCGGCAAGGAGGGCAAGTGCGATGCGCAGACGATGAAGCGCTTCATGGAGATTGCGGCCGCCTTCGCGATGACTGGCGGCCTCCGCTTGCAAACCGCTCTCCGGATGCCGCAGGCGTACCGCACTCAAGGTGCGGTTGCGGTGCTGGCCGCCGGGGCCGCTGCCCTGAAAGCGCTCGCGCTGCAACTTTGCCAGCAGCGCATTCGCTGGCAGCGCGAGGTCTTCCAGGAGCGAATCCAGAGACAGTCTTGATTCAGAAGCCAATTTGATTCAGAGTGCCAAGAGTTTGCGCTGTGACTCCGGAAGGCAGACTGGAAACAAGAGTCAGGAGGCCGCTGCTCGGATTGATTCGAAAGGAATAGGTGTCGCCGGAACCGCTGTTGGCCACAAAGAGAAAGCGTCCATTTACATCGCAGTGAACGCCAATCGGCCCGGTTCCGGCCGGCTGATTGGCAACGTTGGTCAGAACGCCGCCGTCGCCAACTTGTAGCACGCTGATGTTGTCCGTTGTCTGATTGCTTACATAGACATATTTTCCGTCCGGCGTAACGGAGCTGAAGGTATTGAATGTTCCGGTTGTTGCGTTGGAAACGAGCGTCAGGCTTTCATCGCCGAGAACTTGAAAAACCTTTAGTATTGCCGTATTGTCTGTAACATAAACATATCTCCCGAAGGGGTCGGCCGAAACCCCGCGGGCATTAGCCAATCCCGTTTGACTCAGCAGCAGGGCGGCGCCGCTTGCCGGGTCCACACGGAAGACCATCACCTGTCCAGTGGCATTGGCTACATAGATAGCGCGTTGATCGGGACGCCACGCCATCTGGTTGCCCGCGCTTCCCATGGTCAGGGTACTCGAAGGGCTCAAGGCGCCCGAGGCTGGGTCGATGGCGAAGGTTTGAAGCGAAGCTGGCAGAGTGTTCAACACATATGCAAATCGACGGCTGGAATCGAGCAGCAAATCGACCGGCGCAGTAGCCGCTACGCTGCCGATTTGCGTCAGTGCGCCGGTGTAGGGATGAATGGCAAAGGTCACAATCGAGTTCCCGCCGCCAGTCGCAATGTACAGGAATCGCCCATCGGGCGAGATCTTGAGATTCAATACTGACAGCGTGGCAGTATTGCCCAGTGCTGCGAGCGCGCCAGTTCCAGGGTCAATGCGGTAGCCGCTGATCGTGTTGGAGGTGTTGTTTCCAGAATAGAGAAAGCGCGGCACATAGAAGGGCAGGTAGGGAATCAAAGCGCTGAGCGCGCATGTTGAATCCGCTCTCGAACAATCATTGTCTGATGAGCAATGCAGGCATGTCGCCAGAAGCAGGCCCGCGATTCTCCATCGAAACATCGACAAATCCAAAATCATGGCCGATTGGCGTCCAGTCCGATGCTCCAGTGATCGGCGGCTTTTGACTATTTGTTCCTTCCAATCCGAGGCGGGCGCCTCAACCAGGAAGCGGAAGGCCAAGGTCAGTTAGTATATGACGATAAAGAAGATAAATTGCCAGGTGGGCGCTGTAGTGTCGGATACGGTCGCGATCGATGCCGATCTGCAGCACACGGCAGCTCGCGGCGATCTTGCCGCCAGCTGCGGCCAGATGCACCAGCCCGACTGGTTTTTCGGCGCTGCCGCCGTCGGGGCCAGCCACCCCGGTGATCGCTACGGAGTAATCGGCGTCCAGCGCCGCGCAGGCGCCTTGTGCCATGGCAATTGCACACTCCTCGCTGACCGCGCCCTTGCGTTCCAGAAGCGCGGGGTCGACTTGCAGCCGATGGATCTTCACCTCATTGTGGTAGGCGACAATGGCCCCGCGCATATAGGCTGAAGCGCCGGGCAAATCGGTCAGAAGCTTGGAGGCCAGTCCGCCGGTGCAGGACTCCGCTGTGGCAATGGAAAAGCCGCGCTCGCGCGCCAGGCGGTGTAGCAGATGTTCAGCAAGCTCTGGCGAATAACTATCCGGCCATTCCTGCTGTGCTGCAGCCCCAAAAGACTTGAGCAGTGCTGTATCGGCGGTCTGGAAGAAAGCTTTCAGACGCCCTGCTTCCGCGGTAACACCCCAGACAAAATCGGCGGGCAGCAGATGGCGCGGAAAGAGCGCGGCTTCTGTCGACGCATTGCGACCCATTCCAAAGAATCGCGCCTGAAATGTGGACTCGCCCAGGCCGTAGACATAGAAAGAACGACGCAAGATTCCCGTTTGTGGATAACGCTCCTCCAACCAGGGCAGGAGTTCAGTTTCGAGGATCAGCTCCATCTCCTGAGGTACGCCAGGCATGGCAGCGATCCAGCGCTGCTGATCGCCCACGTTCACAGTCAGGCGTACGCCCGGCGCCAGCCCGCGTTCGTTTTTCAATACCGCATGACCTTTGAGCACGCGCGCCTGGCGTCGCGCATGCTCCAGCTTGATTCGATTCGGGTAGCGACGCGCCAGCAGCTCCAGCTTGCGTAGCGCTCCGGGATCTTCTGCGGTTTCGGCTTTGCTCAGCGCAGAGAGCGTATCGATCGTGTAGTCGTCCTCCGTAGGTCCAAGGCCGCCGGTCATGATGATGCCATCAATTTCAGGTCGCTGCAGGGTATGCTCGATTTCGCGGTAAAGAATCCCTGCATCATCGGGCAGCGTGCCGAGACCGGCTACATTGAACCCGCGCTCGGCAAGAGCGCGTGCAATGTGCGGCGCATTGCTATCGATTGATCGACCGGAGCTCAGTTCCGTACCGGTGGAAAGCACATAGATGGATGCCCGCATCAGTCCACCTGCGGGCGAGGCGCCCTCCATGACCAGCGAGAAGCGGCAAGGGTACGGGCAAGGAGTACGACGAGCGCTCCAGGACTACAGGCGCAGATAGAGCCCGCGGCGTTGCAGAAAAATGGCGCCCAGCGCAAATGGCAGAATAAAACAAATCGCCCAGATCAGCGAGCTCAGCCGCGGATCCCATCGCCCATCCAGAGCGCTCAGCATTGCCTGCAGCGCTTTGTAGGACTGCGCCTGGAGCGATGCCGCGCCGGGACCCGGGAATCGACTGAGCAATCGTTCCGCCAGCGAGCTGAGCAAGAAGAGCGAAAGCGCATTCCGGCCGGCGGCGCTCAAGAGCGATACTCCGCTTCCGTTCGCTGTCAATGGCAGCAGCAGTAGCGCCGCGCATCCAGCAGTGCACAGAGCAAAGGACGCAGTCCAGAGCGACTTGTTCAAGGGCAGCCAGCAGGTCCACAGCAGTCCGGTCGCCGTCAGGCCAATGCCCAGTAAGCCAGGATCGACCAGCGATTGTCGGACGCGATACAGCTGGGCCGTCGCAAGTCCGCAAAGCGCCGTTGCGAGCGCTGTTATACTGGAAAGGACGCCCTCCGGGTCGTAGCTCTTACTCCAGAGCCAGAGATGCGTTCCAAGTATCTGGCGGTCGAGCCACGCCGATAGACTGTGTTCCGGACTGAGGTTGGGCGGCCCGTATCCTGGTACAGGAACAAAACTCAGCAACAGGCTGTGCAAAAGACACAGGGCCAGCGCCAGCAAAAGATTGCCGCGCCACATAAAGCTTTGTCCGGCGAAGGTCGTAAGCAAGGTGACAATCGCAATTCGCTGCAGGACGCCCATGAAGCGTAGCGTGCCAAATTCAAAATCAGGAATTGCATTGAGCAACAGGCCAATGCCAAAGAGCAGCAGGCTGCGCAGCAATGCCCGACGAACTGGATGGGAGCGTTGCTTTGCTGGATCTTCCTGTTTGCGAAGCATGCAGGCGATCGATGCGCCGGCGGCAAAAAGAAAGAAAGGAAATACAAGATCGGCGCCAAGCAACCCATTCCAGCGAGCATGTTGCAAGGCCGGATAGCTGTGCGCCCAGCTGCCCGGGTTGTTCACCAGCAGCATGCCCAGAACAGCCAGGCCGCGCAGTCGATCCAGAGCCGTCCAACGACTGCCGGCGCCAGCGGCGACGCTGCTCATGTGCGGGCGGCGATCATCTTCTCGTGCTCACTGCGGATCAGGTCTTCCACCATTTCGGTCAACTGGTCGACATTGAGATCGACAAAACGTTCCGGGGGGATTTCTGCCAGATAGCGAAAACGGATACGGTGCACGCCGCGCAGTACCAGTCCCTTTTTGGGCAGCGCTTCTGCGGAACCATCGATGACGATGGGAAGGATGGGCGCTCCGGTCCGCTTGGCCAGCTCGAAGGCCCCGCGTTTGAATTTGCTGACCCTTCCATTGGCGGCGCGGGAGCCTTCCGGGAAAATGTAAACGGAGCTGCCCTGCGCCAGGGTTCGCTCGCAATCCTGCAACATCCTGGCGTTGCTACGGTTGCTGCCGCGCGTCAATTGAATATAGCGATTGAGGCGCATATTCCAGCCGACAAAGGGAATCTTAAAATTCTCGGCCTTGGATACCCATTTGAAGTGCAGGAAGGAGCGAAAAGCCGCGGGAATGTCGACAAGCGAAAGATGATTGGAAACAATGATTCGCGCGCCGTCGCGTCGTAAGTGTTCTTTGCCCTCAAAGCGGACGCTCCACTGGGGATTGGGCCAGGTAAACCAGGAGGCCCAGAAACAGGTGAACTTGTGGAGCAGAAAAAGTCGTCGATCAAAGAGAACCGTCAAAAGCCAGATCAGAACGGCGATGGGAAACATGGCGATGCAAAGGATGCCGATGAAGAGCCAGAAAAATACCGAGCCAATTCGTGCAAACATCAGCGCCGATTGAAGCTGGCAGGTGCAGCAAGCAGGCAAGCCCGATTTTCAATATTGACGGAGCGTCAGTCCGCCGCTTGCTTCCGTTGGTCCTGAAGCTTCGCTGCTCGGGCCAGCGTGCGCACTGCCAGGTCGATTTGCTCTTCGCTGTACGGCGCGAAGCCAAGCATCAGTCCGCGCTCAATGCCGCCGCCTGGAGCACGCAGGCGGCGATTTTGTGGCAGCAGGTAATCGGAAAAGGCCGGAACAAAGACGCCCAGCCGGGCGGCGGCTTCGGCCAGGGCGCGGTCGCTCTTTTCTGGCCGCAGGGCGAAGGAAACAAACATGGCGCTATCGCAGGGCAAGACCTCGCCAAGGTCAGAAAGATGCCTCTGGCAGGCCTGCAGCAGCGTGTCGCGCCGCCGCCGATAGCTTTCGCGCATTCGACGAATGTGGCGATGGTAGGCGCCGCGGCGAAAATATTCGGCAAGAGCGGCCTGTGGCAGAATAGCGCTGTGTCGATCGCAAAGGGCGCGTGCGCTGGCAAAGGCCTCCGCCAGTTTTTCCGGAACTGCAAGAAAGCCGAGGCGTAGCCCGGGGAAAAGCGATTTGGATAGCGTGCCTAGATAAAGCACTCTGCCATATGGATCAAGTCCCTGCATCGAAGGCAGCGGCCGTCCGGCGTACTGATAGTCGCTGTCGTAGTCATCCTCCAGGATCAGAAAATCGTACTCGTGCGCCAGTCGGATCAATTCCAGGCGTCGCTCCAGAGCGAGGGTGACGCCCGTGGGAAACTGGTGCGACGGCGTAAGGTAGAGCAGCCGCAGCCGCTGGCGGCGCAGACGTCGTCGCAGGCTCTCGACGTCGATGCCCTCCCGGTCCACAGCAATGCCCTGGACCTTTGCGCCTGCCGCGGAGAACGCCGCAAGTGCGCCGCGGTAGCCGGGATTCTCCATGATGGCGAGGTCGCCCGGGTCCAGCAACAGCCGCGCACAGAGATCCAGGCTTTGTTGAGAACCACTTACGATCAAGAGCTGCGCCGCCCTGGCCTTTACGCCGCGGGCCAGTGCAAGGTGCGCTGAGAGCGCCTGGCGCAAGGGCAAATAGCCGGCAGGATCGGCGTAGCCGAACTCGCGCCGCGGCAGGATGCGAGCAGCGCGCAACTGCAGCTTTGCCAGCTCTTCGGCGGGCGCCTGGGCGAGATCGGGCGAGCCCGGCATCAGCGGCTGCAGGCGCTGACCGGGCAGGTTGCGGGTAATCGGAATCGATGCCAGCTGCGCGCCGCGCCTGGAAAGGGCTGCAGCCGACGGCGATAGTGCGCCCTGCGCTGCACCCAGGAAAAGGCCATCGCTGACGAAGACGCCGGAAGCGGCGCGGCTGTTTACGTAGCCTTCGGCCTCGAGTTGCCCGTAGGCGCCGAGTACGGTATTGCGCGAGATGCCGTTCTGTCTGGCCAGACTGCGCGCTCCTGGCAGTCGTGCGCCCGCTGCAAGCTCGCCGTTGAGAATTGAATTGCGCAGCCGGAGATAGATCTGCCGTTGCAGGCCCTCGGAACGAGTCATCGTGTCCATGATCCAGCGAGCCCGGTCCCCCAAACTGGCGCCATGAAAATACTACATCTGGATCTGTGA
The DNA window shown above is from Leptospirales bacterium and carries:
- a CDS encoding metallophosphoesterase, which codes for MPRIFHFADLHLSAAPAEHEYSLSTLTALCKMAREAKADLLTIGGDLFNTFEDIAPLRKTVGEILRSCDAPAFFLPGNHESLRQIRGQKLEQFNLGEHVEFLSEGPATFLQREFGGHSLQIVAVPHSSDYAALSEWKAPAPPRGLRIALAHGIVAGMAYSGPDEEKDAPAGVLEAAHFARWECQLALLGHIHAGREQTIDGVRCAYPGSARVWRRGESGPREALLIDWQGREFSLQRIAIAAAGQYRTVETNILPEGNDFDCSALSWEPEDTVEIRWNGMVESDDRLDALERKLRETAPPARRIDFTRDRDRCLVAADVVQLPSAVEFLRLWQQGFEQLGGESNAETIADWRRARALGLKALHDNKVS
- a CDS encoding peptide chain release factor-like protein, which produces MASESRLSLDSLLEDLALPANALLAKLQRERFQGSGPGGQHRNRTLSAVRLRHPESGLQAEAASHREGGRNLHEALHRLRIALALLAAEQFRSAQKGGEADAAFLRQTQERFRPFRMPINADHDDFPGQCFLSLSWLSLCDAEPKPAAAELRLSPSALTRFFKLEGSLWQMAQRIRSQAGRGQLR
- a CDS encoding lactonase family protein, whose protein sequence is MIPYLPFYVPRFLYSGNNTSNTISGYRIDPGTGALAALGNTATLSVLNLKISPDGRFLYIATGGGNSIVTFAIHPYTGALTQIGSVAATAPVDLLLDSSRRFAYVLNTLPASLQTFAIDPASGALSPSSTLTMGSAGNQMAWRPDQRAIYVANATGQVMVFRVDPASGAALLLSQTGLANARGVSADPFGRYVYVTDNTAILKVFQVLGDESLTLVSNATTGTFNTFSSVTPDGKYVYVSNQTTDNISVLQVGDGGVLTNVANQPAGTGPIGVHCDVNGRFLFVANSGSGDTYSFRINPSSGLLTLVSSLPSGVTAQTLGTLNQIGF
- a CDS encoding nicotinamide-nucleotide amidohydrolase family protein; the encoded protein is MRASIYVLSTGTELSSGRSIDSNAPHIARALAERGFNVAGLGTLPDDAGILYREIEHTLQRPEIDGIIMTGGLGPTEDDYTIDTLSALSKAETAEDPGALRKLELLARRYPNRIKLEHARRQARVLKGHAVLKNERGLAPGVRLTVNVGDQQRWIAAMPGVPQEMELILETELLPWLEERYPQTGILRRSFYVYGLGESTFQARFFGMGRNASTEAALFPRHLLPADFVWGVTAEAGRLKAFFQTADTALLKSFGAAAQQEWPDSYSPELAEHLLHRLARERGFSIATAESCTGGLASKLLTDLPGASAYMRGAIVAYHNEVKIHRLQVDPALLERKGAVSEECAIAMAQGACAALDADYSVAITGVAGPDGGSAEKPVGLVHLAAAGGKIAASCRVLQIGIDRDRIRHYSAHLAIYLLYRHILTDLGLPLPG
- a CDS encoding heparan-alpha-glucosaminide N-acetyltransferase domain-containing protein, which gives rise to MSSVAAGAGSRWTALDRLRGLAVLGMLLVNNPGSWAHSYPALQHARWNGLLGADLVFPFFLFAAGASIACMLRKQEDPAKQRSHPVRRALLRSLLLFGIGLLLNAIPDFEFGTLRFMGVLQRIAIVTLLTTFAGQSFMWRGNLLLALALCLLHSLLLSFVPVPGYGPPNLSPEHSLSAWLDRQILGTHLWLWSKSYDPEGVLSSITALATALCGLATAQLYRVRQSLVDPGLLGIGLTATGLLWTCWLPLNKSLWTASFALCTAGCAALLLLPLTANGSGVSLLSAAGRNALSLFLLSSLAERLLSRFPGPGAASLQAQSYKALQAMLSALDGRWDPRLSSLIWAICFILPFALGAIFLQRRGLYLRL
- a CDS encoding 1-acyl-sn-glycerol-3-phosphate acyltransferase; this encodes MFARIGSVFFWLFIGILCIAMFPIAVLIWLLTVLFDRRLFLLHKFTCFWASWFTWPNPQWSVRFEGKEHLRRDGARIIVSNHLSLVDIPAAFRSFLHFKWVSKAENFKIPFVGWNMRLNRYIQLTRGSNRSNARMLQDCERTLAQGSSVYIFPEGSRAANGRVSKFKRGAFELAKRTGAPILPIVIDGSAEALPKKGLVLRGVHRIRFRYLAEIPPERFVDLNVDQLTEMVEDLIRSEHEKMIAART
- a CDS encoding PLP-dependent aminotransferase family protein, which produces MDTMTRSEGLQRQIYLRLRNSILNGELAAGARLPGARSLARQNGISRNTVLGAYGQLEAEGYVNSRAASGVFVSDGLFLGAAQGALSPSAAALSRRGAQLASIPITRNLPGQRLQPLMPGSPDLAQAPAEELAKLQLRAARILPRREFGYADPAGYLPLRQALSAHLALARGVKARAAQLLIVSGSQQSLDLCARLLLDPGDLAIMENPGYRGALAAFSAAGAKVQGIAVDREGIDVESLRRRLRRQRLRLLYLTPSHQFPTGVTLALERRLELIRLAHEYDFLILEDDYDSDYQYAGRPLPSMQGLDPYGRVLYLGTLSKSLFPGLRLGFLAVPEKLAEAFASARALCDRHSAILPQAALAEYFRRGAYHRHIRRMRESYRRRRDTLLQACQRHLSDLGEVLPCDSAMFVSFALRPEKSDRALAEAAARLGVFVPAFSDYLLPQNRRLRAPGGGIERGLMLGFAPYSEEQIDLAVRTLARAAKLQDQRKQAAD